A stretch of Linepithema humile isolate Giens D197 chromosome 3, Lhum_UNIL_v1.0, whole genome shotgun sequence DNA encodes these proteins:
- the mwh gene encoding putative leucine-rich repeat-containing protein DDB_G0290503 isoform X2, with amino-acid sequence MAPNAEEELLVVKPWGPQPEKERLRPPTYNAEDYAIALRRWGRRPLGTVQDFQGTLPSTTSSSSGYASGSGEMTLRQFTSVSELLNKLRADLRLAFPSFVQEFASPPADGITLLLETLRGVQLAQSSPPNTGHAGPKIGTRRAALDELGCVECLAACGERCADAPRLLVQAQPGLLALAVCLTSSLNRSRVLALQLLTKVCQAPGGHAAVSEAVSTLRLKYGEGGRFRFLAGALLAPRAAIALRVAGVSFLNAFLKSAPRTQTRLYIQAEACEAGLEPQVLQEWLREFDGREEDALTDLLHKEVQKWTHNCVDVDALQRRVMRAEETCRILSEKVSFLQIQLEKRNDRNLEERDKSTSIILTAANPKSPKVSSNAEDEGISSSERSSSPEDTKPQVRTNRQKNSPSQSNDQETTIDDVIEELRIIVKDAEEEFSDKIQELNHRIVNHDQDAVRNEQELVKGKLYRSNSKISLNNSESYMYDKVSKREKHVNLKTLRPNVGSNAPPSEIKGEQVTYFGNDRDYSSHSSSTKRLSPNEPRRSSKSSMEGSVKIVVKGPDVEEAIVPAILHPQPPRRAPPCLSAIMAARHCDFADQAETYNSHDEEAEEETLGDGSDSLLSASRLKYNGKHQMYDEQMRNVNADQLQKQAKSDTILIGSNHTDMFRKSLDDLRFEKNDAKDRKVLRSYEISKESKSKVITDVRPLNKQIDRQFESISKGLETSSGRSADQRRHNSKYRSEVEKRKYLRRSASHDYLESNVSSPQSRRSGSRVECRIRKFESLNSFDEHRSLQNYGRLNGSENLDKRERAMLLADFSRSKMRRSESFHHVSHHALKRDQCSSKGESDSGLFYITDFNLEPLVARRPRSVDAPKSPSLLTKSLDRIDEGLDSMVDIVIMQEQNQWNAGKRQSKVNKSRDEKLTRSRSVRPDDFGDSSSEFNKPIKRDNSALKNRNLKNVNNKQLKNDEFYEEQRTREWNYHNELNYARSKNEMSSEDSPVILPKNNMRHNSFCQKDNISNKFPGKPNESGIFAGRTYDTFGLGKSRFNAGKYSGNQQIKESPIGRRNTTSSLIGKRGKVTDIVSGLY; translated from the exons GAACGGTTAAGACCACCAACGTACAACGCCGAAGATTACGCGATCGCGCTGAGACGATGGGGAAGACGCCCGTTAGGAACCGTTCAAGACTTTCAAGGTACTTTGCCGTCGACAACCAGTTCGAGTTCCGGTTACGCGTCCGGAAGTGGCGAGATGACCTTGAGACAGTTCACGTCGGTCAGCGAGCTGTTGAACAAACTCAGAGCCGATCTTAGGCTTGCTTTCCCCAG CTTTGTGCAGGAATTTGCCTCTCCGCCTGCGGACGGTATTACATTGTTGCTGGAGACTTTGCGCGGTGTTCAACTGGCCCAAAGCTCACCGCCGAACACGGGACACGCCGGACCTAAGATCGGCACCAGAAGGGCCGCCCTGGACGAATTGGGATGCGTGGAGTGTTTGGCCGCGTGCGGCGAACGGTGCGCCGATGCGCCACGGCTATTAGTGCAGGCGCAGCCGGGTCTTCTGGCTCTCGCAGTCTGTCTGACTAGTAGTCTGAACCGGTCTCGGGTTCTGGCTCTTCAG cTCTTAACGAAAGTGTGTCAAGCGCCAGGTGGACACGCGGCTGTCTCGGAAGCGGTATCGACGCTGAGACTCAAGTACGGAGAAGGAGGGAGATTCCGATTTTTGGCCGGTGCTCTTTTAGCCCCCAGAGCGGCTATCGCATTGCGGGTCGCCGGAGTTTCGTTCTTGAATGCTTTTCTGAAATCTGCGCCTCGCACGCAAACTAGATTATATATTCAG GCCGAAGCCTGCGAAGCTGGTTTAGAGCCGCAGGTTCTTCAAGAATGGCTGAGGGAATTCGATGGACGCGAGGAGGACGCTTTAACTGATTTATTGCACAAGGAAGTTCAGAAGTGGACGCACAACTGCGTCGATGTGGACGCGCTGCAGCGTAGGGTAATGCGCGCGGAGGAAACTTGCAGGATACTCAGCGAAAAAGTATCATTCCTGCAGATACAACTCGAGAAACGGAATGATCGTAATTTAGAAGAGCGAGATAAATCCACGTCAATAATCCTCACTGCCGCCAATCCTAAAAGTCCGAAAGTGTCCTCGAACGCGGAGGACGAAGGTATCAGCTCCTCCGAAAGGTCTAGCAGTCCCGAAGACACGAAGCCTCAAGTGAGAACCAACCGCCAGAAAAATTCACCTTCGCAAAGCAATGATCAGGAAACAACGATAGACGATGTGATCGAGGAGCTGAGGATTATTGTAAAGGATGCCGAGGAGGAATTCAGCGACAAGATTCAAGAGTTGAATCATCGTATCGTCAATCATGATCAAGATGCAGTCCGTAACGAACAGGAATTGGTTAAAGGCAAATTATACAGGTCGAATTCCAAGATCTCGTTGAATAACTCTGAAAGTTACATGTACGATAAAGTATCCAAGAGGGAAAAACATGTGAATTTGAAGACGCTGAGGCCGAACGTGGGCTCAAATGCGCCTCCGAGTGAAATAAAGGGCGAGCAGGTGACGTATTTCGGCAACGATCGAGATTACAGCTCGCACTCGAGTAGCACGAAGAGATTGAGTCCCAACGAGCCGCGCAGATCGTCCAAGTCGTCGATGGAAGGCAGTGTAAAAATCGTTGTTAAGGGACCGGACGTGGAGGAGGCGATTGTACCGGCCATTCTACATCCGCAACCACCGAGAAGAGCGCCGCCGTGCTTATCGGCCATCATGGCCGCTAGGCACTGCGACTTCGCCGATCAGGCGGAAACGTATAACTCTCACGACGAGGAAGCCGAAGAGGAAACCTTGGGCGACGGCAGTGATTCGTTGTTAAGTGCTTCTAGGCTCAAGTATAACGGCAAACATCAAATGTACGACGAACAAATGCGAAACGTGAACGCGGATCAACTGCAGAAGCAAGCCAAGAGTGACACTATACTGATAGGTTCGAATCACACCGATATGTTCAGAAAGAGTCTCGACGATCTTCGCTTCGAGAAGAACGACGCGAAGGACAGGAAAGTGTTGAGAAGCTACGAAATCTCGAAGGAATCGAAGTCAAAGGTGATTACAGACGTCAGGCCGCTTAACAAACAAATCGACAGACAATTCGAGTCTATTTCCAAAGGACTTGAGACGTCCTCCGGACGATCTGCCGATCAGCGGCGACACAATTCCAAGTACAGAAGCGAAGTGgagaagagaaaatatttgcgtCGTTCAGCCAGTCACGATTACCTCGAATCGAACGTGTCCAGTCCGCAGTCGAGACGGTCGGGCAGCAGAGTGGAGTGTCGCATCAGgaaatttgaaagtttaaaTTCCTTCGACGAGCATCGAAGCTTACAGAATTACGGCAGATTGAACGGTTCGGAAAATCTTGATAAGCGAGAACGAGCAATGCTCTTAGCCGATTTCTCCCGATCTAAAATGCGTAGGTCGGAATCCTTTCATCACGTCTCACATCACGCGTTGAAGAGGGACCAATGCTCATCGAAGGGGGAGAGTGACAGCGGTCTCTTCTACATCACCGACTTTAATTTGGAACCTCTTGTCGCCAGAAGACCACGATCGGTCGACGCGCCGAAATCTCCCAGTCTACTAACCAAGTCCCTGGACAGGATTGACGAAGGTTTAGACTCGATGGTGGACATTGTTATTATGCAAGAGCAGAATCAGTGGAACGCGGGTAAACGTCAATCGAAGGTGAACAAGTCTCGCGATGAGAAACTGACGCGATCGAGATCGGTCAGACCTGATGACTTCGGCGACAGTTCTTCCGAATTTAACAAACCGATAAAACGAGACAATTCTGCTCTTAAGAACAGGAATTTGAAGAACGTTAATAATAAGCAATTGAAGAACGACGAATTTTATGAAGAACAAAGAACTCGCGAATGGAATTATCATAACGAGTTAAATTACGCGAGGAGCAAGAACGAAATGAGCTCGGAAGACTCGCCGGTGATATtgccaaaaaataatatgagacACAATTCCTTTTGTCAGAAGgataatatttctaacaaGTTTCCTGGCAAGCCGAACGAGTCCGGAATTTTCGCTGGGCGAACGTACGATACATTCGGTCTCGGAAAGAGCCGCTTCAACGCAGGAAAATACTCAGGAAATCAGCAAATTAAGGAAAGTCCAATTGGCCGAAGAAACACGACCTCTTCGTTGATAGGGAAACGTGGAAAAGTGACGGATATCGTCTCGGGTCTTTACTGA
- the mwh gene encoding putative leucine-rich repeat-containing protein DDB_G0290503 isoform X1: MGNTRSQPCRRSKPPYLFYLIHRTWNVVIDHRKDRDRCDDTDKETDLSSKCSTCNVCAYRQDSLIFDSESDMAPNAEEELLVVKPWGPQPEKERLRPPTYNAEDYAIALRRWGRRPLGTVQDFQGTLPSTTSSSSGYASGSGEMTLRQFTSVSELLNKLRADLRLAFPSFVQEFASPPADGITLLLETLRGVQLAQSSPPNTGHAGPKIGTRRAALDELGCVECLAACGERCADAPRLLVQAQPGLLALAVCLTSSLNRSRVLALQLLTKVCQAPGGHAAVSEAVSTLRLKYGEGGRFRFLAGALLAPRAAIALRVAGVSFLNAFLKSAPRTQTRLYIQAEACEAGLEPQVLQEWLREFDGREEDALTDLLHKEVQKWTHNCVDVDALQRRVMRAEETCRILSEKVSFLQIQLEKRNDRNLEERDKSTSIILTAANPKSPKVSSNAEDEGISSSERSSSPEDTKPQVRTNRQKNSPSQSNDQETTIDDVIEELRIIVKDAEEEFSDKIQELNHRIVNHDQDAVRNEQELVKGKLYRSNSKISLNNSESYMYDKVSKREKHVNLKTLRPNVGSNAPPSEIKGEQVTYFGNDRDYSSHSSSTKRLSPNEPRRSSKSSMEGSVKIVVKGPDVEEAIVPAILHPQPPRRAPPCLSAIMAARHCDFADQAETYNSHDEEAEEETLGDGSDSLLSASRLKYNGKHQMYDEQMRNVNADQLQKQAKSDTILIGSNHTDMFRKSLDDLRFEKNDAKDRKVLRSYEISKESKSKVITDVRPLNKQIDRQFESISKGLETSSGRSADQRRHNSKYRSEVEKRKYLRRSASHDYLESNVSSPQSRRSGSRVECRIRKFESLNSFDEHRSLQNYGRLNGSENLDKRERAMLLADFSRSKMRRSESFHHVSHHALKRDQCSSKGESDSGLFYITDFNLEPLVARRPRSVDAPKSPSLLTKSLDRIDEGLDSMVDIVIMQEQNQWNAGKRQSKVNKSRDEKLTRSRSVRPDDFGDSSSEFNKPIKRDNSALKNRNLKNVNNKQLKNDEFYEEQRTREWNYHNELNYARSKNEMSSEDSPVILPKNNMRHNSFCQKDNISNKFPGKPNESGIFAGRTYDTFGLGKSRFNAGKYSGNQQIKESPIGRRNTTSSLIGKRGKVTDIVSGLY; this comes from the exons GAACGGTTAAGACCACCAACGTACAACGCCGAAGATTACGCGATCGCGCTGAGACGATGGGGAAGACGCCCGTTAGGAACCGTTCAAGACTTTCAAGGTACTTTGCCGTCGACAACCAGTTCGAGTTCCGGTTACGCGTCCGGAAGTGGCGAGATGACCTTGAGACAGTTCACGTCGGTCAGCGAGCTGTTGAACAAACTCAGAGCCGATCTTAGGCTTGCTTTCCCCAG CTTTGTGCAGGAATTTGCCTCTCCGCCTGCGGACGGTATTACATTGTTGCTGGAGACTTTGCGCGGTGTTCAACTGGCCCAAAGCTCACCGCCGAACACGGGACACGCCGGACCTAAGATCGGCACCAGAAGGGCCGCCCTGGACGAATTGGGATGCGTGGAGTGTTTGGCCGCGTGCGGCGAACGGTGCGCCGATGCGCCACGGCTATTAGTGCAGGCGCAGCCGGGTCTTCTGGCTCTCGCAGTCTGTCTGACTAGTAGTCTGAACCGGTCTCGGGTTCTGGCTCTTCAG cTCTTAACGAAAGTGTGTCAAGCGCCAGGTGGACACGCGGCTGTCTCGGAAGCGGTATCGACGCTGAGACTCAAGTACGGAGAAGGAGGGAGATTCCGATTTTTGGCCGGTGCTCTTTTAGCCCCCAGAGCGGCTATCGCATTGCGGGTCGCCGGAGTTTCGTTCTTGAATGCTTTTCTGAAATCTGCGCCTCGCACGCAAACTAGATTATATATTCAG GCCGAAGCCTGCGAAGCTGGTTTAGAGCCGCAGGTTCTTCAAGAATGGCTGAGGGAATTCGATGGACGCGAGGAGGACGCTTTAACTGATTTATTGCACAAGGAAGTTCAGAAGTGGACGCACAACTGCGTCGATGTGGACGCGCTGCAGCGTAGGGTAATGCGCGCGGAGGAAACTTGCAGGATACTCAGCGAAAAAGTATCATTCCTGCAGATACAACTCGAGAAACGGAATGATCGTAATTTAGAAGAGCGAGATAAATCCACGTCAATAATCCTCACTGCCGCCAATCCTAAAAGTCCGAAAGTGTCCTCGAACGCGGAGGACGAAGGTATCAGCTCCTCCGAAAGGTCTAGCAGTCCCGAAGACACGAAGCCTCAAGTGAGAACCAACCGCCAGAAAAATTCACCTTCGCAAAGCAATGATCAGGAAACAACGATAGACGATGTGATCGAGGAGCTGAGGATTATTGTAAAGGATGCCGAGGAGGAATTCAGCGACAAGATTCAAGAGTTGAATCATCGTATCGTCAATCATGATCAAGATGCAGTCCGTAACGAACAGGAATTGGTTAAAGGCAAATTATACAGGTCGAATTCCAAGATCTCGTTGAATAACTCTGAAAGTTACATGTACGATAAAGTATCCAAGAGGGAAAAACATGTGAATTTGAAGACGCTGAGGCCGAACGTGGGCTCAAATGCGCCTCCGAGTGAAATAAAGGGCGAGCAGGTGACGTATTTCGGCAACGATCGAGATTACAGCTCGCACTCGAGTAGCACGAAGAGATTGAGTCCCAACGAGCCGCGCAGATCGTCCAAGTCGTCGATGGAAGGCAGTGTAAAAATCGTTGTTAAGGGACCGGACGTGGAGGAGGCGATTGTACCGGCCATTCTACATCCGCAACCACCGAGAAGAGCGCCGCCGTGCTTATCGGCCATCATGGCCGCTAGGCACTGCGACTTCGCCGATCAGGCGGAAACGTATAACTCTCACGACGAGGAAGCCGAAGAGGAAACCTTGGGCGACGGCAGTGATTCGTTGTTAAGTGCTTCTAGGCTCAAGTATAACGGCAAACATCAAATGTACGACGAACAAATGCGAAACGTGAACGCGGATCAACTGCAGAAGCAAGCCAAGAGTGACACTATACTGATAGGTTCGAATCACACCGATATGTTCAGAAAGAGTCTCGACGATCTTCGCTTCGAGAAGAACGACGCGAAGGACAGGAAAGTGTTGAGAAGCTACGAAATCTCGAAGGAATCGAAGTCAAAGGTGATTACAGACGTCAGGCCGCTTAACAAACAAATCGACAGACAATTCGAGTCTATTTCCAAAGGACTTGAGACGTCCTCCGGACGATCTGCCGATCAGCGGCGACACAATTCCAAGTACAGAAGCGAAGTGgagaagagaaaatatttgcgtCGTTCAGCCAGTCACGATTACCTCGAATCGAACGTGTCCAGTCCGCAGTCGAGACGGTCGGGCAGCAGAGTGGAGTGTCGCATCAGgaaatttgaaagtttaaaTTCCTTCGACGAGCATCGAAGCTTACAGAATTACGGCAGATTGAACGGTTCGGAAAATCTTGATAAGCGAGAACGAGCAATGCTCTTAGCCGATTTCTCCCGATCTAAAATGCGTAGGTCGGAATCCTTTCATCACGTCTCACATCACGCGTTGAAGAGGGACCAATGCTCATCGAAGGGGGAGAGTGACAGCGGTCTCTTCTACATCACCGACTTTAATTTGGAACCTCTTGTCGCCAGAAGACCACGATCGGTCGACGCGCCGAAATCTCCCAGTCTACTAACCAAGTCCCTGGACAGGATTGACGAAGGTTTAGACTCGATGGTGGACATTGTTATTATGCAAGAGCAGAATCAGTGGAACGCGGGTAAACGTCAATCGAAGGTGAACAAGTCTCGCGATGAGAAACTGACGCGATCGAGATCGGTCAGACCTGATGACTTCGGCGACAGTTCTTCCGAATTTAACAAACCGATAAAACGAGACAATTCTGCTCTTAAGAACAGGAATTTGAAGAACGTTAATAATAAGCAATTGAAGAACGACGAATTTTATGAAGAACAAAGAACTCGCGAATGGAATTATCATAACGAGTTAAATTACGCGAGGAGCAAGAACGAAATGAGCTCGGAAGACTCGCCGGTGATATtgccaaaaaataatatgagacACAATTCCTTTTGTCAGAAGgataatatttctaacaaGTTTCCTGGCAAGCCGAACGAGTCCGGAATTTTCGCTGGGCGAACGTACGATACATTCGGTCTCGGAAAGAGCCGCTTCAACGCAGGAAAATACTCAGGAAATCAGCAAATTAAGGAAAGTCCAATTGGCCGAAGAAACACGACCTCTTCGTTGATAGGGAAACGTGGAAAAGTGACGGATATCGTCTCGGGTCTTTACTGA